The segment GATCGGTTTCCAAGCCACTTGCGGACCGGAGACGTCGTAATCGAAATTGAGGTGACGCGGATCGACTGCAGCGATCGGTCTGATCTCGCTCGGACTCGTCGGCGGATCAGCAGCGGTAACTTTCGTGCTTTGGGCGGCAGCCTGGTCAGCTTGATGCATCGCGTTCAGAAGATCGTCGGGGTAGTAGAACTCAACCTCCTGCATGGCGTGGCCCCCACGCGATCGGAGCTGTAGGTGATATATGTGCTTAGTCGTGTAGATGGTCAGGTTCGTCACAATCGCTGGCGCCTGAGGCTTCACCGCGAGATGTGGCGTGGGGTTTGTCGGATCGCCCGACGATGCCGGCGTTGCCATCCATCGCTCCGTGTCGCCCATCGCCACGTCGGTGATTGTTTCACCGGCTTGTAATTGCAGGTCGGTCGTTCGCAATGGCTCGCAATCGACTATGGGATCGGGTCCCTGGTTGAAGGGATAGAGCACGTACCGCGGAGTCTTGTAGGTTGCCCACTCGCCGTTCTGATCGTGCTCTTTGAACGCCGCCTGAATCTCTGTCGGCTGCTGCGCGAGTAATTCCGCCGCTGTGATAGGCTTCGGCGTCGCCTCCGCCTCTGGTGCGGCTTCAGGCTCGATGGGCGCTACGTTCGAGGCTTGAGATTGATTCTGGTGGCTTTGCTGTGCCGAACACCCTCCGACCGTCAGCGCCAAAGCCAAAATGCCCGCGGTGCCAATACGCTTCATCGAACTGACCTCCGTCCGTCGGATTCCTAGCTCTGCTGTTCGGCCCAGCTGATCTGCGTCACGTAAAATCCCAGCGGATTGCTTACGATCGCGTCGTCGGAGCCGGGGGGCGAAATTTGCGTTTGAAGCGCCGCTTCCCAATGCGTTGCTGCGTCAACCGTTGCGCCCGTGCGGTCGCGGGCCTGCTCCGTCCATCTCACTTGGAAACTGTGTGCGGACAACTCGAGGATGGAATCGATCTGGACGGAGATTGTTTGCTGTTCAGCCTTCTTGAAGGGATTGTGCGCGAAGTTGTCGGAGTGGAAGTACTCGTCGAGGTATTTGTCGGCCGAACCTTTCGCATGCGCAAGCATGTCGTTGAGCATGTGCTGCTCGGCGCTAGGGTCGCTGCTTACCGAGCGCGAATTCCGAATGAAGCTCGCAACCTCGTAGCGCTCCATGCGATCAACGAGCGCCGGATCAGAGCTCGGAATCAGAGGCTTGGGAACCGTGAGCCCGTACCCGAGCTTGTCGACCTCGACCACGTACGGGATGAACCGGCTGCGAGTGCTCTGCCAAACAACTCCAGCGGCGAGAATCAGGCTCAGCAGAAGCAGTGCTCCGGCGGCGATCTGCCAGTTGCGCTTGCCGAGGACGAGATCGGCGTAGCGTTCGTCCCATTCGCGATGCGCTTCGACGTAGGGATTCGAGTTCATAGAACTCTCTCCTGCGGTTTGTCAGAAAAGCGAGCCGGGTGGGCACAGGGTGGGGAAAACTTCCCGGACTGAACAAGATCTGGCGAGACTCGATGAGACACTTCTCGACCAGTCTGGATACGGCAAATCGCACTGCCGCAAGGGTTTTCTGTCTCAAAGAGTCTTGCTAAGGTCCTGGTGTTCGCGGGCCGGAAGTAGATTGCTAATCTGGCGTCCTGGGTAACCGGGACCGAGGGTTCGAATCCCTCCCTCTCCGCCAAATCGCTGCACTCTTTGGCTTCACTTTGCGACCGCGCATTGGGCTCGCGAACACCGATCTAGATCTGGAGTTGCGACAGATCGGTCTAACTACGCATGAGGCGCTTGGCCTAGCGGTGAAGAGGCCTTGATCTTCGCCCGCCTGGGCGACGTTTGTCGGATTCGCTGCGGGCGCCTTCGCGTAAAATTTCCGCCAGACGTTTAACGCCGGGCCCTGCGTCCTCGGGGTTGGCAAGCACGAGGTAGATTTCAGCAAACATGTCGCCGCCTCCTTGCACCGGCAACACCTTCAGCTCGCCGGCGGCAACCTCCTCGCGGATCTTCTCTTCGGGATATCGGGCGAAACCGAAGCCCATTCGCACCGCCTGGAGCGAGGTCGCCATGTGCCCGACGGTCCAGCGTTGCTCCGCCTCGAGCAAGGCGCCGCGTTTGTCGCGCTTGATGCTGGTGTCGCGCACTACGAGTTGGCGATGCTTGCGGAGATCGTTCATCGTGGCGCGCCGTCCGAGTTTGAACAGCGGATGGTTCGGACTCGCGACCGGGACAAAGGCGAGCCGCATCAGGGACTCTCCGGTGAATCCCGGCGGCACGCGAGGCGTGAGCGCAAGGTCAGCCCTGCGCTCCAGCAACGCCTCAGGCGCTCCGCCGATCATGGTCTCGATCACCTCGATACGAGTATGCGGAGACTCGCTTCCGAAGCGGTCGAGACATTTGAGCAATAGCCATGTCGGAAAAACTATCTCGACGGCGATGGTGATCTCCGCCTCCCATCCGGCGGAATTACGATGCGCGGCTCCTTCCAGGCTCGCGGCCTCATCGAGCAGAACCCGCGCGCGTAAGTAGAGCATCTGGCCCGCGGGCGTGAGCATCGCCTTGCGTCCCTTGAGTTGAAACAACTTCACGCCCAGTAACTTCTCGATCTGCTGCACCGCGTACGTCACCGACGATTGGCTCTTATGTATCGACTCGGCCGCGCAGGCATAGCCGCCTTCGTCGACGACAGCCACGAGTGCCCGCCATTGTTCAAGAGAGATGGAAGGGTTTGGCGTCATTATCGGATGCCTCGATGGATATGGGCTTATTTTTGAACTTTTCTATCCGCTGAATGAATATTACATTTTGGTTGATGGAAACACTACTAAAGATCAGCGCCAGCATTTTCGGCGAAAACGGCGCATCGAGCAGGCTGACGCAGCTGACCGTCAAGAGCCTGCACTTTGTTCGGGAAACCAGCCCGTCGGAGGTCGGCGCAGCACTTGCCGATTTCGTGCGGGGCTTCCGCGGACGCTGATTCAATCGACCAATTGTTAGGAGATCAGTCACATGGAAAAACTGAAGAATAAGGTCGCTGTGATTACCGGCGCGACTTCCGGCATGGCCCTCGCCACGGCAAAGCTCTTCGTCGAAGAAGGGGCCTACGTCTTCATCACGGGCCGGAGGCAGGAGGCGCTCGACGAGGCCGTCAAGCTGATTGGCCGGAATGTCACCGGCGTACGCGGCGACGCGGCAAATCTCGACGACCTCGACCGTCTGTTCGATACGGTCAAGCGAGAAAAGGGCAAGATCGACGTCCTGTTCGCGAGCGCCGGCACGGGCGAAGCCGCCAACCTGGGCGAGATTACCGAGCAGCACTTCGATGCCGCGTTCGGCCTGAATGCGCGCGGCACGCTGTTTACGGTTCAGAAGGCGTTGCCGCTGTTCAACGATGGTGCCTCGATCATCATGACCGGATCGGTTGCTTCGGTGAAGGGTTTTCCAGGTTTCGGCGTGTATGCGGCGAGCAAGGCAGCGTTGCGCTCCTTCGCACGCACGTGGCTCAACGAACTGAAGGACAGGAAGATCCGGGTAAACGTACTGGGCCCGGGGCCGATCGCCACACCGATGCAGGAAGAAGTTCTCACCCAGGAGGCGAAGGAGATGTTCGAGTCCCTAATCCCGCGGGGAAAGATGGGTCAACCTGAGGAAATCGCGACGGTCGCGCTGTTTCTTGCTTCAGACGATTCGAGCTTCGTGAACGGGGTGGAGTTGTCCGTCGACGGCGGCTTGTCGGCCATCTGAAAGGCGGGGGAATCAATATCAACACGGATCGGAGAAGCACTATGAGCTATGCGATTGTAGGATTCGGCAAAATAGGCCAGGCCCTCGCCCACGCCTTCGCCCGTAAAAACATCGATGTAACCGTCGCGAGCCGCCGGCCGCCCGAAGTGTTGGCGCCGCAGGCTCGGGCGATTGGCCCCACGGTGGTCGCCAAGTCGCTGCGTGATGCACTCGAGGCCGACACAGTCATCTTGGCGGTCCCGTTCGGCGAACATCGCGAGGTTGCGCAGGCCCTCCCGAGCTGGACAGGCAAGACGGTCATCGATGCGATGAACGCGTTAATTCCACCCGAGGAGCTGGACGGTCTCCCGTCCTCCGCCTTCGTTGCGAAGTCGTTCTCCGGCGCTAAGTTCGTCAAAGGTTTTAATCACCTGCCCGCGGCTACCCTGGCTGCCGATCCGATCGTCGAGGGCGGCCACCGAGTTGTCTTTCTGTCAAGCGACGATGAAGACGCGATCGGTCCCGTGGCGAATTTGGCTAAACAACTCGGGTTCGCACCCGTCAAGCTGGGAAAGCTCAACGAGGGTGGCGCTCTGGTGCACGCACGCGGCCGCACCTGGGGTCAGCTCATCTTCCAGGATTTGTTCAAGAAGGAGCAGTAATCGATCGTCGCCCGTGTGATCTGGCCGAGGAGGATGGGTCCGAAACGTCCGATTAGATCGGACACACTCGAAGTAAGGGAAAAGGAGAGATTTCGATGAGCATCGAAAAGAATGTCCAGATTGTGAAGAATTTTCTTGCGGCACTCGGCCGCCGTGATAAGCAAAGTTTGCTGGCGTTGTCCGCCGAAAATATTGAGTGGATCATTCCGGGCGAGGACTGGCCGCTGGCCGGCACGCACCGCGGGCACGCGGGATTGGAGAACTTACTTCAGAAGGCTAACGAAACGGTGGAAACTTCCTTCCCAGAGCCCCCCGAGTTCATAGCGCAAGGAGACCGGGTTCTGGTCGTCGGCTCCGCTATGGGGAGAATCAAAGCCACGAATGGGACGTTCGAGGACCATTGGGTCTTCGCCATTACCGTTCGAAATGGCAAAGTGACGATCATCCGCGAGTATATCGACACACTAGCACTGGCGCGGGCCTCCGAGATGGCCGCGAGAGACCGGTGCCACACACGAAACGACTAGTAAAGTCGAATACGTTGAACAGCGGCAACGCCTTCTGAACCGTAAACAGCGCCGGGCACGGGCATCGCGCTTCGCGATGCCCGGAGAACCCATTTCCGCTCCAAATGGCCTCCAGCAGGTCACAGGCACCCGCCTGATCTGCGATCAGGTGTCGCACACTGACTACTCGCGTATGTCGAGAGCAAACGCTCAGGTCATTCAGATCGAACGTGCTCCTAATCGTAAGATGCAGTTGCGGGCAGCGGCGATGCTGACTGCGGTCAATCGCTCCACTTATCCCAATGAATTACCTTAGAGATCGGCCTGCGCTTAACCTTGACGAAATCGTTTTGCGGCCAGCCGATAGGGATCATAGCGCCGAATTTTATCTCCTTGGGAATTCCCAGCAGCTCGCGTAGCTCGCTTTCCATAAACATTTGGAAGGTCGTGAAGGTTGTGCCCAAACCTAGCGAGCGAGCGGCCACGATCAGATTCTGCGCTGCCGGATAGAGCGCGGACCAGACAAACTGCTCGATCGGCGCGTTGGGCGGATACGCTACGGGACCGCAGACGAAGATGATGGCCGGGACCTCATTCAGCGTCTCCGCCAGATGCATGGCGCCCGCTATCATTCGACTAGTTACGGGCGCCGCCCCGGTCGTTGGTACCCCCACCCCCCTCGCCTTGAATCGCGGCGCGAGTAGATCGCGGATTTTCTGCTTTGCTTCAGGGTTGCGCACAACGATGAAGTCCCATTCCTGGCTATTGCCCGGACTCGAGGCGCGAGTGGCGGCGTAGATCACACGCTCGATCAATTCTTGCGGCACTGGATCGGGCTTCAGGTAACGTGCCGCACTGCAGGTTTCCATTGCTTCAATAACATCCATGGTCGTCTCCTAATTCACTTCAGCAGAGGCTCGACAATAGCTGGCCGGCAATTTGCGCCATTCTTCCAGGATCGCGCGATCTGGCTCAAACCGGACAATAGAAAAGCATCAACCACAGGAACTCGTCGGATGCCAGCATCACTTATCGATCCCATTGCGCCCAGGCGACCCTTCGACGAAAACTTGGACGACAGTCGAGAACTGCTCGCCCAGGTCACGTGACGTTCTTGCTCCGCTTATGCCCGGGCAAACGGCCGAGTTCGACTGCATCTGGATTTGCCTTGCTCAATTTAGCGGCCAGGCCCAAGCCGAACTCCACCCGGGCGAGTTAGCCCGGAACCTCAAGTCGATACCGCGTTGGCGGCGACATGCGGAAAGAAAACCAGTGCGCGGACTTCAATGCTCTGACGCGCCGGTGCCGGAGCCGCGGTCGCGGGCAGGTCGAACGCGCTATGTGCAGTAATCCGGGCCGAGCTATTCTTGTTCGAGTCGAAGCACTTGAAGAGCAACACCTCGTTCGTGGTCATCGCAGAAAAATAGTACCACCGGTGGTTGGGGTTGAAATCGAATCTATAGACTTGATGCTTAACCCCTTCTTCGGTGGGTATGAGGTCTGCGGCCACGATACTCTCCGCATCACAAACGGCCAGCGGTGTATCGAGCACAGGACCCCTGATCGGCCGCCATACATTGATCACGGCATAGCGCTCTTTAAGCAACGCTTCGGCTTCCTCCGGCAGATACAATCGCACGCGTTCCGGAGCAGACTTCTCCGTGTAGTCGTCGTGGACAAATTTGACGGGCTGGCGTGCACCTGTCGCGGCGCGCTCGGCCTTCGACGCGGATCTCACGTCATGCTCGAATGCAACCGCTCTTGCAGCCCCGGTGCCCTCTTTGAGAAGTTGTTCGACCTCCGGGTAGTAGACCGCGCGTACTTCCCTCTCGTCGAAAAAATTTCTCACCGCCGTTTTGTGGCGACGTAAGATAAATCCCTGCTGCTCCAGGGACAGCTGATCGATGACGGCACGGGCGTCGTGAATCGATACCAACTTGCGACCCGCGCCGGAATCCGCAGCATAATTGAGTTGAGCCTCGACATGATCGAGCTTCCTGGCAATGATCTCCATGATTTGCAGTATAGCTCGGATTTACTTTTAGGGCTTTCCAAATCCGACTCGCACTTTAACATCGATTGGCTTTGGTCGGGTTAGTTC is part of the Candidatus Binataceae bacterium genome and harbors:
- a CDS encoding nuclear transport factor 2 family protein; the encoded protein is MSIEKNVQIVKNFLAALGRRDKQSLLALSAENIEWIIPGEDWPLAGTHRGHAGLENLLQKANETVETSFPEPPEFIAQGDRVLVVGSAMGRIKATNGTFEDHWVFAITVRNGKVTIIREYIDTLALARASEMAARDRCHTRND
- a CDS encoding nitroreductase family protein, with amino-acid sequence MDVIEAMETCSAARYLKPDPVPQELIERVIYAATRASSPGNSQEWDFIVVRNPEAKQKIRDLLAPRFKARGVGVPTTGAAPVTSRMIAGAMHLAETLNEVPAIIFVCGPVAYPPNAPIEQFVWSALYPAAQNLIVAARSLGLGTTFTTFQMFMESELRELLGIPKEIKFGAMIPIGWPQNDFVKVKRRPISKVIHWDKWSD
- a CDS encoding TrbG/VirB9 family P-type conjugative transfer protein — encoded protein: MKRIGTAGILALALTVGGCSAQQSHQNQSQASNVAPIEPEAAPEAEATPKPITAAELLAQQPTEIQAAFKEHDQNGEWATYKTPRYVLYPFNQGPDPIVDCEPLRTTDLQLQAGETITDVAMGDTERWMATPASSGDPTNPTPHLAVKPQAPAIVTNLTIYTTKHIYHLQLRSRGGHAMQEVEFYYPDDLLNAMHQADQAAAQSTKVTAADPPTSPSEIRPIAAVDPRHLNFDYDVSGPQVAWKPI
- a CDS encoding LysR family transcriptional regulator translates to MTPNPSISLEQWRALVAVVDEGGYACAAESIHKSQSSVTYAVQQIEKLLGVKLFQLKGRKAMLTPAGQMLYLRARVLLDEAASLEGAAHRNSAGWEAEITIAVEIVFPTWLLLKCLDRFGSESPHTRIEVIETMIGGAPEALLERRADLALTPRVPPGFTGESLMRLAFVPVASPNHPLFKLGRRATMNDLRKHRQLVVRDTSIKRDKRGALLEAEQRWTVGHMATSLQAVRMGFGFARYPEEKIREEVAAGELKVLPVQGGGDMFAEIYLVLANPEDAGPGVKRLAEILREGARSESDKRRPGGRRSRPLHR
- a CDS encoding SDR family oxidoreductase codes for the protein MEKLKNKVAVITGATSGMALATAKLFVEEGAYVFITGRRQEALDEAVKLIGRNVTGVRGDAANLDDLDRLFDTVKREKGKIDVLFASAGTGEAANLGEITEQHFDAAFGLNARGTLFTVQKALPLFNDGASIIMTGSVASVKGFPGFGVYAASKAALRSFARTWLNELKDRKIRVNVLGPGPIATPMQEEVLTQEAKEMFESLIPRGKMGQPEEIATVALFLASDDSSFVNGVELSVDGGLSAI
- a CDS encoding VirB8/TrbF family protein — encoded protein: MNSNPYVEAHREWDERYADLVLGKRNWQIAAGALLLLSLILAAGVVWQSTRSRFIPYVVEVDKLGYGLTVPKPLIPSSDPALVDRMERYEVASFIRNSRSVSSDPSAEQHMLNDMLAHAKGSADKYLDEYFHSDNFAHNPFKKAEQQTISVQIDSILELSAHSFQVRWTEQARDRTGATVDAATHWEAALQTQISPPGSDDAIVSNPLGFYVTQISWAEQQS
- a CDS encoding CmcJ/NvfI family oxidoreductase — encoded protein: MEIIARKLDHVEAQLNYAADSGAGRKLVSIHDARAVIDQLSLEQQGFILRRHKTAVRNFFDEREVRAVYYPEVEQLLKEGTGAARAVAFEHDVRSASKAERAATGARQPVKFVHDDYTEKSAPERVRLYLPEEAEALLKERYAVINVWRPIRGPVLDTPLAVCDAESIVAADLIPTEEGVKHQVYRFDFNPNHRWYYFSAMTTNEVLLFKCFDSNKNSSARITAHSAFDLPATAAPAPARQSIEVRALVFFPHVAANAVST
- a CDS encoding NADPH-dependent F420 reductase codes for the protein MSYAIVGFGKIGQALAHAFARKNIDVTVASRRPPEVLAPQARAIGPTVVAKSLRDALEADTVILAVPFGEHREVAQALPSWTGKTVIDAMNALIPPEELDGLPSSAFVAKSFSGAKFVKGFNHLPAATLAADPIVEGGHRVVFLSSDDEDAIGPVANLAKQLGFAPVKLGKLNEGGALVHARGRTWGQLIFQDLFKKEQ